The following coding sequences lie in one Thalassoglobus polymorphus genomic window:
- a CDS encoding glutamine amidotransferase encodes MRLVIEPVWSWPVIIVTAVTMIVLVLWTYPSRVEHLPPFSRRLLIFLRCCAAAILILAMLRPSIQVSETDKQILQLNILTDRSKSMSTPDGPGDLTRREYILKILSDNQEQFELLKKDVDVQFIDFDSELSTAKDPENLADGTSTAIGKVIDDIREEAVGERLIGMVMMSDGAQRAGGDDDVDPLSASRRFVEQLRVPIHTLVVGTSEVSTAGIDLAVADLQLDQSVTFEKKTVPVRFQLKLVGAAGKKVRVRLLIEDRNGKRQGESGELVEIPLSSEARPFRDIETNKNSVTVPVELSFVAEQAGEYKIAAEVVPDPGEVKLNNNRLETLITVRKGGLKVAYFDVPRPEQKFLRRLNETAKIQIDTQVILPGKFANQSKIDPDFFKKDQYDVYIIGDVPASVFENSGDDLLRQLALRVHEGAGLLMTGGLHNFGAGGYASTPLALILPVKMSPEDTIPLDQDRPEDHINTAIQMVPTVDGDQRYIMTLAASQNMERWEELPKLGGATRILPKSGAIEILAETKNEMPLLLASETGRGRVLALAVDETWKWHLHGFEAEHQRFWQQMILWLAHKEYESDQPLWARVEPRNFSPLSKVPLEFGAQTENGVPIPDANFQVEVLTPTGETLKVPPQRFGDHGLADFTETTEPGDYWVTVKGTHDGKTLGLPASTRFVIDSRDIEMDNPAADPGMMTEIAETTSGQVIPPENFGEFLESLRQEGIPEELKRYRRINLWDGWPPLLIFIGLMSLEWTIRKSRGLV; translated from the coding sequence ATGAGACTGGTAATTGAACCTGTTTGGAGTTGGCCGGTGATCATTGTCACAGCTGTGACAATGATCGTCCTCGTACTATGGACGTACCCCAGCCGGGTCGAGCATCTTCCTCCATTCTCTCGACGGCTGTTGATTTTCCTTCGGTGCTGCGCAGCAGCCATCCTGATTCTGGCGATGCTCCGCCCATCGATTCAGGTCTCCGAAACCGACAAGCAGATTCTACAGCTCAATATTCTCACCGACCGCAGCAAAAGCATGTCCACTCCCGATGGCCCAGGGGATCTGACTCGGCGTGAATACATTCTTAAAATTCTCTCCGACAATCAGGAGCAGTTTGAGCTTCTGAAAAAAGATGTCGATGTGCAGTTCATCGATTTCGATTCTGAATTGAGTACCGCGAAAGATCCGGAAAACCTCGCAGATGGAACGAGCACCGCGATCGGTAAAGTGATCGACGATATACGCGAAGAAGCGGTTGGTGAACGATTGATCGGTATGGTCATGATGAGCGATGGCGCTCAGCGAGCCGGCGGTGATGACGATGTTGATCCACTTTCTGCATCGCGAAGGTTTGTCGAGCAACTCCGGGTTCCGATTCACACACTCGTCGTTGGAACTTCTGAAGTCTCGACTGCTGGCATCGACCTGGCGGTTGCAGACCTGCAACTCGATCAGTCTGTCACCTTTGAAAAGAAGACTGTCCCAGTTCGCTTTCAACTCAAACTTGTCGGAGCAGCGGGGAAGAAAGTTCGCGTCCGTCTGTTGATCGAAGATCGAAACGGAAAACGGCAGGGCGAGTCAGGAGAGCTTGTCGAAATTCCGTTATCGAGTGAAGCGAGACCATTTCGGGACATCGAAACAAATAAGAACTCCGTCACAGTCCCCGTCGAGCTCTCTTTTGTTGCGGAGCAGGCGGGCGAATACAAAATCGCTGCTGAAGTTGTCCCCGATCCCGGTGAGGTCAAGCTGAACAACAATCGTCTGGAAACTTTGATCACTGTCCGCAAAGGAGGGTTGAAAGTCGCATATTTTGATGTCCCGCGGCCGGAACAAAAATTCTTGCGTCGACTTAACGAGACGGCCAAGATTCAAATCGACACTCAAGTCATCCTGCCTGGAAAATTTGCAAACCAGTCGAAAATCGATCCTGACTTTTTCAAGAAGGATCAGTACGACGTCTACATTATTGGAGATGTCCCGGCATCCGTCTTCGAAAACTCCGGAGACGATCTCCTGCGTCAACTTGCACTTCGCGTCCATGAGGGAGCCGGCTTGCTCATGACCGGCGGGCTGCACAACTTTGGAGCTGGAGGGTACGCATCAACTCCGTTGGCGTTAATTCTTCCTGTCAAAATGAGTCCCGAAGATACGATCCCGCTTGATCAAGATCGGCCGGAAGATCACATCAACACTGCAATCCAGATGGTCCCGACTGTCGATGGGGATCAGCGATATATCATGACTCTGGCAGCCTCGCAAAACATGGAACGATGGGAAGAGTTACCCAAGCTTGGCGGGGCAACTCGCATCTTGCCAAAATCGGGAGCGATTGAAATTCTCGCCGAAACGAAGAATGAAATGCCGCTGCTCCTCGCTTCTGAAACTGGACGGGGTCGAGTGTTGGCCCTTGCTGTCGATGAAACCTGGAAATGGCATTTACATGGATTCGAAGCGGAGCATCAACGTTTTTGGCAGCAGATGATTCTCTGGCTGGCTCATAAAGAATACGAATCCGATCAACCGTTGTGGGCTCGTGTCGAGCCGAGAAATTTCTCGCCGCTCTCAAAGGTTCCCCTGGAATTCGGTGCTCAAACAGAAAATGGTGTCCCTATCCCCGATGCGAATTTTCAAGTCGAAGTCCTCACGCCGACAGGTGAGACCTTAAAGGTTCCACCGCAACGCTTTGGAGATCATGGTCTCGCGGACTTCACAGAGACAACTGAACCGGGAGATTATTGGGTCACAGTCAAAGGAACACACGACGGAAAAACGCTCGGCTTGCCCGCATCAACTCGATTCGTCATTGATTCACGCGATATCGAAATGGACAACCCGGCAGCCGATCCCGGGATGATGACCGAAATCGCTGAAACAACGAGCGGCCAGGTGATTCCTCCCGAAAATTTTGGAGAGTTCCTTGAGAGCTTACGGCAGGAGGGCATTCCTGAAGAACTCAAACGTTATCGTCGCATCAACCTTTGGGATGGCTGGCCTCCCTTGTTGATTTTCATCGGGTTGATGTCCCTTGAATGGACTATTCGTAAATCGCGAGGACTGGTCTGA
- a CDS encoding peptidylprolyl isomerase, protein MSRIVILMAVILSVGCSQHRYDIADPVVGPPPPRKQGGQAVAYNSEAESEFQLASYTEDEIIPMTEVVARVNGNPILAGQVLEPYAAKLAQARKQMPASEIRKAQEMLLKKSLPTQIEQTLMVDAVKSKMTTEQYTQVDEQLDEFFAEEVVRLQTQFNVGNIAELETLLQSQGMSLATMRDAFGNRQLASEYVRGKMGSEAPLTRQDLLKEYNLRKEEFAHPEQIKWQQIQVSVTKHGSRNNAAREMNKAIEELRQGADFTDVVQRYSDGPLKDKGGHWDWTQPSSIANTDVRTALAKLQTGQMSEVIQNDSSLHIVKVTGRKAATYTPFPEVQEKIRTELIAKQREAKAEKILAELRENAVIETMFDDRDSTVK, encoded by the coding sequence ATGTCTCGAATCGTGATCCTCATGGCGGTTATTCTTTCCGTAGGATGCTCACAGCATCGCTACGATATCGCTGATCCCGTCGTCGGCCCCCCTCCTCCACGAAAGCAGGGTGGCCAAGCGGTTGCATACAATTCTGAAGCAGAGAGCGAGTTCCAGCTCGCAAGCTATACGGAAGACGAAATCATCCCGATGACCGAAGTGGTCGCTCGTGTGAATGGTAACCCCATTCTCGCAGGGCAGGTTCTTGAACCGTACGCTGCCAAACTGGCCCAGGCACGCAAGCAAATGCCGGCCAGTGAGATCCGCAAAGCTCAAGAGATGCTGCTGAAGAAAAGCTTGCCCACACAAATCGAACAGACACTGATGGTCGATGCTGTCAAGTCGAAGATGACGACAGAACAATATACTCAAGTCGACGAACAGCTTGATGAGTTCTTCGCAGAGGAAGTTGTGCGACTGCAGACCCAATTTAATGTGGGGAACATCGCAGAACTCGAAACCTTGCTGCAGTCTCAAGGCATGTCGCTGGCGACGATGAGGGACGCATTCGGGAATCGACAACTTGCTTCAGAATACGTCCGTGGCAAGATGGGCAGCGAAGCCCCGCTCACACGTCAAGACCTGCTGAAAGAATACAATCTTCGAAAAGAAGAGTTCGCTCACCCAGAGCAAATCAAATGGCAACAGATTCAGGTTTCCGTCACAAAACATGGTTCACGGAACAATGCAGCTCGTGAAATGAATAAAGCGATTGAAGAACTGCGTCAGGGAGCCGACTTCACCGACGTTGTCCAACGTTATTCCGACGGCCCTCTCAAGGATAAAGGGGGACATTGGGACTGGACGCAACCTTCAAGTATCGCCAACACAGACGTTCGTACGGCCTTGGCTAAACTTCAAACAGGGCAAATGAGCGAGGTGATCCAAAACGATAGCTCACTGCACATCGTCAAGGTGACCGGTCGCAAGGCTGCGACATACACTCCGTTCCCGGAAGTCCAGGAAAAGATTCGAACCGAACTTATCGCGAAACAGCGTGAAGCCAAAGCAGAAAAAATTCTCGCCGAGTTAAGAGAGAACGCAGTCATCGAAACAATGTTCGATGATCGTGATTCGACCGTGAAATAA
- the mfd gene encoding transcription-repair coupling factor, whose protein sequence is MSGKTNVIRELPELIDTLRGVESFQEVVAAMQRGNSGTIDGAWGSSCALVAAAISKEAPGPLLIVLPRISEVEDFAVDLDSLIDEPPVLFPAWETLPKEHSVSDAIFGARLRVLQLMESGACPKILLTTLPALLQPVPTKEERESGTRRLKIGEEIDSDELLNWLVSRGFERSPAIERPGEFSVHGGIIDIYSPEALDPIRMELFGDEIDSLRLFDVETQRKVEDRQEVELVAVAPSSEAASTLGNAHFLESLPQESWVALSELTDLVDEGKKYLQRLENPRGLFSVNATIAKCTEHPSVSIAALAEASFETTAHLQIESTERFTGPKSEVVQELGTIVGQEEQVVIACHNEGERERLTELIQEEDPVLAERITLCIGAVTQGYRLVFANVVILSDNEMFNRVHVRKAPKSKGRRLASRAIDSFLELNEGDLVVHLSHGIGRYLGMELIGPEDEREEHLIIEFHDAVKIYVPVTLIHLVQKYVGATKSSPRLSRIGGKTWAKKKEQVAEAVADMASDMLKLQAQRAMQVGLSCPPDSKWQKEFGASFPFVETDDQLSAIEDAKADLMEQKPMDRLICGDVGFGKTEVAMRAAFKVVDAGRQVAVLVPTTVLAQQHYRSFTQRMAEFPIQIEVLSRFKTKAEQRKVLEKLEAGTVDIAIGTHRIVQQDVRFRNLGLLIVDEEQRFGVASKEMLKQLRLNVDVLTLSATPIPRTLHMSLLGIRDISNLTTAPQERLPVETRIARWDADMIRSAVMREFNRGGQVYFVHNRVFDIKSVADRLQQIVPEAEIVIAHGQMTPEELEVNMGKFVNGTADILVATTIIESGLDIPTANTMFIDQAEIYGLADLHQLRGRVGRDKHRAYCYLLVSEGKTVSSVAAKRLKAIEEFSELGAGFKISMRDLEIRGAGNILGTEQSGHISTVGYELYCQLLENSVRKLKELPEKVSPHVNMDIPVTAYLPSSYIPPGRHKIDVYRKLSAVANLKGLEEVSNEIRDRFGPIPDQATQFLSLKELELLAFQWSIENIRLEQDRFAVLTYRDAQQIQRLVSRYGKKLRIVDRQNAYLVLPENASEGVELVEFLKSVLR, encoded by the coding sequence ATGTCCGGGAAGACAAACGTCATCCGGGAATTACCGGAGTTGATCGACACGCTGCGCGGCGTTGAGTCGTTTCAGGAAGTTGTCGCTGCAATGCAGCGGGGAAACAGTGGGACAATTGACGGCGCATGGGGATCATCTTGCGCGCTTGTGGCTGCTGCGATCTCCAAAGAAGCCCCGGGACCACTTCTCATTGTGCTCCCCAGAATCAGCGAGGTTGAAGACTTCGCGGTTGATCTTGATTCGCTGATCGATGAGCCACCTGTCCTCTTCCCCGCCTGGGAAACGTTGCCGAAAGAACACTCTGTTTCTGACGCAATCTTCGGAGCCCGGCTCAGAGTCTTACAGCTTATGGAATCGGGAGCATGCCCCAAAATTCTGCTGACGACTCTTCCGGCATTGCTGCAGCCAGTCCCCACGAAAGAAGAACGGGAGTCAGGCACTCGACGGCTCAAGATTGGTGAGGAAATTGACTCGGATGAACTGCTCAATTGGCTAGTTTCGCGAGGTTTTGAGCGTTCTCCGGCGATTGAAAGACCGGGTGAATTTTCGGTCCACGGCGGAATTATTGACATCTACTCGCCCGAAGCGCTCGACCCGATTCGGATGGAACTCTTCGGTGATGAAATTGATTCGCTCCGATTGTTCGATGTTGAGACGCAGAGGAAAGTTGAAGATCGACAAGAGGTTGAGCTTGTCGCAGTGGCTCCAAGTAGTGAGGCTGCGAGCACGCTGGGAAATGCCCACTTTCTTGAATCTCTTCCTCAAGAGAGTTGGGTCGCTCTTTCTGAACTCACTGATTTGGTCGACGAGGGAAAGAAGTACCTTCAGAGGCTCGAAAACCCCCGTGGCTTGTTCAGCGTGAATGCGACAATCGCGAAGTGCACCGAGCATCCCAGTGTAAGTATCGCAGCTTTGGCAGAGGCGAGTTTCGAGACCACTGCGCATTTGCAAATTGAGTCGACTGAACGTTTTACTGGGCCGAAAAGCGAAGTGGTTCAAGAGTTAGGCACGATTGTCGGACAGGAAGAACAGGTTGTCATAGCTTGTCATAACGAAGGGGAAAGAGAGCGACTGACAGAACTGATTCAAGAGGAAGACCCCGTCCTCGCAGAACGCATCACTCTTTGCATTGGAGCTGTTACACAAGGCTATCGACTGGTTTTTGCGAATGTTGTCATCCTTTCTGACAACGAAATGTTTAACCGGGTGCATGTCCGGAAAGCCCCGAAATCGAAAGGCCGCCGGCTCGCGAGCCGAGCGATTGACAGCTTCCTCGAACTGAACGAAGGGGACCTTGTTGTTCATCTGTCGCATGGAATCGGCCGCTATCTGGGCATGGAACTGATTGGCCCGGAAGATGAACGGGAAGAGCACCTGATTATTGAGTTCCACGATGCGGTGAAAATTTATGTTCCAGTGACGCTCATTCATCTTGTGCAGAAGTATGTTGGAGCGACAAAATCGAGTCCTCGACTCTCACGAATTGGCGGAAAAACCTGGGCTAAAAAGAAAGAACAAGTTGCCGAGGCTGTTGCGGATATGGCCTCGGATATGCTGAAGCTGCAAGCGCAACGAGCAATGCAGGTCGGGCTCTCCTGTCCCCCGGATTCGAAGTGGCAGAAAGAATTTGGAGCCTCGTTTCCTTTTGTCGAAACTGACGACCAGTTGAGCGCCATCGAAGACGCGAAAGCCGATTTGATGGAGCAAAAGCCAATGGACCGACTGATTTGTGGTGATGTCGGTTTTGGAAAAACGGAAGTCGCCATGCGGGCAGCTTTCAAGGTTGTTGATGCCGGGCGGCAAGTCGCAGTGTTGGTTCCAACAACAGTGCTCGCTCAGCAGCATTACCGATCTTTTACACAGCGAATGGCAGAATTTCCCATTCAAATCGAAGTGTTATCGCGATTCAAAACCAAAGCCGAACAGCGGAAAGTTCTAGAAAAGCTAGAGGCCGGAACCGTTGATATTGCGATTGGGACACATCGCATCGTGCAACAGGATGTGCGGTTTCGAAATTTGGGGTTACTCATTGTTGATGAAGAACAGCGGTTCGGCGTCGCATCGAAAGAGATGCTCAAACAGTTGCGGTTGAACGTCGACGTGTTAACACTCAGTGCAACGCCGATTCCGCGGACGCTGCACATGTCGCTGCTGGGGATACGTGATATCTCGAATCTTACGACAGCCCCACAAGAGCGATTGCCGGTCGAGACCAGAATCGCTCGTTGGGACGCGGACATGATTCGCTCGGCGGTGATGCGGGAATTCAATCGAGGTGGACAGGTTTACTTTGTTCATAACCGGGTCTTTGACATCAAGTCTGTGGCAGATCGATTGCAACAGATTGTCCCGGAAGCGGAAATCGTGATCGCCCACGGGCAAATGACTCCGGAAGAACTCGAGGTGAACATGGGCAAATTCGTCAACGGGACTGCTGATATTCTCGTTGCGACAACCATCATCGAGAGTGGCCTCGACATCCCGACCGCAAATACAATGTTCATCGATCAGGCAGAAATCTACGGCCTCGCTGATCTGCATCAGCTACGAGGTCGGGTCGGGCGAGATAAGCATCGGGCGTATTGTTATTTGCTGGTCAGCGAGGGCAAAACCGTTTCGAGCGTGGCAGCCAAGCGGTTGAAAGCAATCGAAGAGTTCAGCGAACTCGGTGCAGGGTTCAAGATCTCAATGCGCGATCTTGAAATTCGCGGAGCGGGGAACATTTTGGGAACCGAGCAAAGTGGGCACATTTCGACGGTCGGTTATGAGTTGTATTGCCAATTGCTGGAAAATTCGGTGAGAAAGCTGAAAGAACTCCCCGAGAAGGTCAGCCCGCATGTCAATATGGATATCCCTGTTACCGCATATCTCCCAAGCTCTTATATCCCCCCAGGTCGACACAAAATCGACGTCTATCGGAAACTTTCAGCGGTTGCGAACCTGAAAGGGTTGGAAGAAGTCTCCAACGAAATCCGCGACCGATTCGGCCCGATTCCTGATCAGGCGACGCAATTCCTTTCACTGAAAGAACTTGAGTTGCTTGCGTTTCAGTGGAGTATTGAAAATATCCGTCTTGAGCAAGATCGTTTTGCGGTCCTGACTTACAGGGATGCTCAGCAAATCCAACGTCTGGTCAGTCGCTATGGAAAGAAGCTCAGAATCGTCGACCGGCAGAATGCGTACCTTGTCCTCCCTGAAAATGCCTCTGAAGGGGTGGAATTGGTCGAGTTTCTGAAATCCGTGTTGCGGTGA
- the rpsB gene encoding 30S ribosomal protein S2 has product MAEIIVKDILDAGVHFGHKTSKWNPKMRPYIYGKRNNIHIIDLKETIRGLVRAQKYLYKVSAQGSLILFVGTKRQAVDIVRNIAEQCGMPYCTERWLGGTLTNFRTVRSRLKRLEELEAMENSGEMATFSKKQQSRLRRELNKIQRNLGGIRDMNRLPEAIVIVDPNKEHNCIHECKILGIKTVALIDTDSDPDTVDLPIPGNDDSIRSIRIILGYLANAISQGRATLPQKKDPQANADDPKAVPNVH; this is encoded by the coding sequence GTGGCTGAAATTATCGTAAAAGACATTCTTGATGCTGGTGTTCACTTTGGTCACAAGACCAGTAAGTGGAACCCCAAAATGCGACCGTACATTTACGGAAAACGCAACAACATCCATATCATCGATCTCAAAGAGACCATCCGTGGACTCGTTCGAGCTCAAAAATACCTTTACAAAGTTTCAGCTCAGGGGAGTTTGATTCTCTTCGTGGGGACGAAACGACAAGCTGTCGATATCGTTCGCAACATCGCTGAGCAGTGCGGAATGCCGTACTGTACAGAACGATGGTTGGGTGGAACTCTCACCAACTTCCGTACAGTTCGCAGTCGCTTGAAAAGACTCGAAGAACTGGAAGCGATGGAAAACAGTGGAGAAATGGCAACGTTCTCCAAAAAACAACAGTCACGCTTGCGTCGCGAACTGAATAAAATTCAGCGCAACCTGGGCGGGATTCGTGACATGAATCGCTTGCCCGAAGCAATCGTGATTGTGGACCCGAACAAAGAACACAATTGCATTCACGAATGCAAAATCCTCGGTATCAAAACTGTCGCTCTGATCGATACTGATTCCGATCCAGATACCGTCGACTTGCCGATTCCGGGGAACGACGACAGTATTCGCTCGATTCGAATCATTCTTGGCTACCTCGCGAACGCGATCAGCCAGGGACGAGCAACGCTTCCACAAAAGAAAGATCCACAAGCAAACGCAGATGATCCAAAGGCCGTTCCAAACGTCCATTAA
- a CDS encoding molybdopterin molybdotransferase MoeA gives MSPQDIRMSGFQSRSTVDEALAWLDGAVQEIPQQVEEISLELSHGRTLAERVVSQIDVPGFDRSAMDGYAVIADETTGASDYNPIRLQVVGDSMPSNGYSGEIRSGQAVRTMTGAPIPRGASAVVPAEYTEVVDDNVLISLTVGQFKHIGRTGEDIQIGGTVVDAGRILRPQDVAVIASIGQAKVTVRKQPFVRVIITGNELVRPGEQKRPHQIYEANSSLLSGTIPRDGGILESVRFIEDSESAIRNALLEPGADVILVSGGSSVGAEDFAPGLVARLGELPIHGVAMRPSSPTGLGRIGNAIVVLLPGNPVSCLCAYDFFAGRAIRQLAGRSKSWPFRTIELPLGRKIASAIGRTDYCRVRVEAGKAIPLAISGASILSSTTRADGFVIVPAASEGLPAETPVTVLLYSELFMTN, from the coding sequence ATGTCGCCACAAGATATTCGTATGTCCGGATTTCAGTCCAGAAGCACTGTCGATGAGGCACTTGCTTGGCTGGATGGGGCAGTTCAGGAGATCCCACAGCAAGTCGAAGAGATCTCGCTCGAATTGTCACACGGACGGACTCTCGCAGAGAGAGTCGTTTCGCAAATCGATGTTCCCGGATTTGATCGATCCGCCATGGACGGGTACGCAGTCATTGCGGACGAAACAACAGGTGCAAGCGACTACAACCCCATTCGGTTACAGGTCGTTGGCGACTCAATGCCAAGCAACGGATATTCAGGGGAAATTCGCTCGGGGCAAGCTGTTCGAACGATGACGGGAGCCCCAATTCCGAGAGGAGCCAGCGCTGTGGTTCCGGCGGAGTATACGGAAGTGGTGGATGACAATGTTCTTATTTCGCTGACTGTCGGGCAGTTCAAACATATCGGAAGAACAGGCGAAGATATCCAGATTGGGGGAACCGTGGTTGATGCCGGTCGCATCCTCAGGCCGCAGGATGTCGCGGTGATTGCTTCAATTGGGCAAGCGAAAGTCACCGTTCGGAAGCAACCATTCGTACGAGTGATTATCACAGGAAACGAACTCGTCAGACCAGGTGAGCAGAAGCGACCACACCAAATCTATGAAGCCAATTCCTCCCTGTTGAGTGGGACAATTCCTCGGGATGGCGGGATTCTGGAATCTGTCCGCTTCATCGAAGATAGCGAGAGTGCGATTCGAAATGCCTTGCTCGAACCGGGTGCGGATGTGATTCTCGTTTCGGGCGGTTCTAGTGTCGGGGCAGAAGATTTTGCTCCCGGACTCGTTGCCAGACTTGGCGAACTTCCCATTCATGGCGTGGCGATGCGTCCTTCGAGCCCGACAGGTCTCGGACGTATCGGAAACGCGATCGTTGTTTTGTTGCCCGGGAATCCGGTCTCATGCTTGTGTGCTTATGACTTCTTTGCAGGCCGAGCGATTCGACAACTTGCAGGTCGGTCAAAAAGTTGGCCCTTTCGCACAATTGAACTTCCTTTAGGCAGAAAGATCGCATCAGCCATCGGCAGGACGGACTATTGCCGAGTCCGAGTCGAAGCCGGAAAAGCAATCCCGTTGGCGATCAGCGGAGCCTCAATCCTCTCGTCGACAACTCGAGCAGACGGTTTTGTCATCGTTCCGGCAGCCTCAGAGGGATTGCCGGCGGAAACTCCGGTTACGGTACTGCTTTATAGTGAATTGTTTATGACGAATTGA
- the pilM gene encoding type IV pilus assembly protein PilM → MAEAKAAWGIDIGQAGLKALKVRYIESADQVVAEAFDYIPFPKILSQPDAIPEEIVPQAMETFLARNDLKGDLVSISVPGQSALARFIQLPPVEAGKLHEIVKYEARQQIPFPLEDVIWDYQPLGAGAEEGGFLLDAEVGLFAMKRDQIYQQLRPYTNAKVEVELIQIAPLALYNVVSVDEMKIRKETEGDAGEDHYIVMDMGCDNTTLMVTNGYNVWIRNVPIGGNHFTRALTKEMKLSFAKAEHLKCNATKAPDPRAVFQALRPVFNDYVSEIQRSIGYFSSVNRSAKVVKVIGLGNGFKLAGLQKFLQQNLQYEVERPDTFNELSGDAVLNSPMFAENILSFAVPYGLALQALGISRIQTSLLPPEISTARMVKKKKPWVAATAASMLLGFSMATALNAMSYSTVHTKEFEEAQKKAEGFGQKVSGLRSNYESEVNTYKGTGERLESLIDKRRDVHTWTEMYNAVLDCLPRDPDGKEFSQDEINLRNRISMSALTSDKMADLATWYEGLSSEQKEFMTAEDKESGPSGEGYLITFVGQHWHHDPNDIIEGQDIQYVVHTFLKNLKQPVIHRDGFPERHVRRMGITHPTIINFSKTIEDFQIDGGAPSAQASRVLDKTNPRQQFGGNPGANPGYGAEPSGAEPGAGLPMPGTSGGKVKKLNRTDFTIQFVWKPTPRAEREIPEEETPEAETPQEGGEQPTTDTQPLTDE, encoded by the coding sequence ATGGCAGAAGCAAAAGCCGCCTGGGGAATTGACATTGGTCAGGCTGGGCTCAAAGCACTGAAAGTCCGGTACATAGAATCGGCTGACCAAGTTGTCGCAGAAGCTTTCGACTATATCCCCTTTCCGAAAATCCTTTCTCAACCGGATGCAATCCCGGAAGAAATTGTTCCGCAGGCAATGGAAACATTCCTGGCCCGGAATGATCTCAAAGGGGATTTGGTGTCGATCAGTGTTCCCGGGCAATCTGCTCTGGCCCGCTTCATTCAGCTTCCACCAGTTGAAGCAGGCAAACTTCATGAAATTGTGAAGTACGAAGCCCGTCAGCAAATTCCATTTCCACTGGAAGATGTGATCTGGGATTATCAGCCACTTGGCGCAGGTGCTGAAGAAGGTGGTTTTCTGCTTGATGCCGAAGTCGGCCTGTTCGCGATGAAACGTGATCAGATCTATCAGCAGTTGCGACCTTATACAAATGCGAAGGTTGAAGTCGAGCTGATCCAGATCGCTCCGCTGGCGTTGTACAACGTGGTCAGCGTTGACGAAATGAAGATCCGCAAAGAGACCGAAGGGGATGCGGGCGAAGACCATTACATTGTCATGGACATGGGGTGCGACAACACCACGCTCATGGTCACTAATGGCTACAACGTCTGGATTCGAAACGTCCCGATCGGAGGAAACCACTTTACGCGGGCTCTGACAAAAGAGATGAAGCTGAGCTTCGCCAAGGCAGAGCACCTGAAGTGCAATGCCACGAAAGCTCCTGACCCACGTGCTGTTTTCCAGGCACTGCGACCAGTCTTTAATGACTATGTCTCGGAAATCCAGCGTTCCATCGGGTATTTTTCCAGTGTGAATCGCTCCGCCAAAGTCGTGAAAGTGATTGGCTTAGGGAACGGCTTTAAACTTGCCGGTCTGCAGAAGTTCCTGCAACAAAACCTTCAATACGAAGTGGAACGTCCGGACACCTTCAATGAACTCTCCGGTGATGCCGTTTTGAACTCACCAATGTTTGCCGAAAACATTTTGAGTTTTGCAGTTCCTTACGGTCTGGCATTGCAAGCACTCGGCATTTCTCGAATTCAAACTTCGCTGTTGCCACCGGAAATTTCCACCGCTCGCATGGTGAAGAAGAAAAAGCCCTGGGTCGCTGCCACAGCAGCTTCCATGCTGCTTGGTTTTTCCATGGCAACCGCGCTCAACGCGATGTCGTACAGCACGGTCCATACGAAAGAATTCGAAGAGGCTCAGAAGAAAGCAGAAGGATTTGGTCAGAAAGTTTCCGGGCTGAGAAGCAACTACGAGAGCGAAGTCAACACGTATAAAGGGACGGGCGAACGGCTCGAAAGCCTGATTGATAAACGCCGCGACGTCCACACCTGGACAGAAATGTACAATGCCGTTCTCGACTGTCTGCCACGAGATCCGGATGGAAAAGAGTTCTCTCAGGATGAAATCAACCTGAGAAACCGAATTTCCATGTCCGCCTTGACGAGCGACAAAATGGCAGATCTGGCAACCTGGTACGAAGGACTCAGTTCTGAACAAAAAGAGTTCATGACTGCCGAAGACAAAGAGTCTGGACCATCTGGAGAAGGCTACTTAATTACGTTCGTCGGACAACACTGGCATCATGACCCCAACGACATCATTGAAGGTCAGGACATTCAGTATGTGGTACACACATTCCTGAAGAACCTTAAGCAGCCAGTCATCCACAGAGATGGTTTCCCAGAACGACACGTTCGAAGGATGGGAATCACGCACCCAACAATTATTAACTTCAGCAAGACCATCGAAGATTTCCAGATTGATGGAGGGGCTCCAAGTGCCCAGGCTTCAAGGGTGCTGGACAAAACAAACCCTCGACAACAGTTTGGTGGGAACCCCGGTGCAAACCCGGGATACGGAGCCGAACCAAGTGGAGCGGAGCCCGGTGCAGGTCTTCCGATGCCGGGGACGTCTGGCGGCAAGGTTAAGAAATTGAATCGGACAGACTTTACGATTCAGTTTGTCTGGAAGCCGACTCCCAGAGCAGAACGAGAAATTCCAGAAGAGGAGACTCCAGAAGCGGAAACTCCTCAGGAAGGTGGCGAACAGCCCACAACTGATACGCAACCGCTGACAGATGAATGA